One segment of Castanea sativa cultivar Marrone di Chiusa Pesio chromosome 3, ASM4071231v1 DNA contains the following:
- the LOC142628206 gene encoding uncharacterized protein LOC142628206 — protein sequence MECNKEEAIRARGIAEKKMHENDFVGARKIAMKAQQLFPALENMSQLLAVCEVHCSALIKVSKSDLDWYGILQIEQSADEGTIKKQYRKLALLLHPDKNKLAGAEAAFKLVGEAHRVLSDQAKRTSFDKNYASSARTAESKPPPHQSNSNLFVNRQSWADNNLHKPPHPPYTNLNPNHQAPPIQTFWTCCPHCSTRFQYYKGSENKLLRCQTCSKAFIAQDVGTQYVPVRTPWGQFPNQKVASNQGPSKVTLKCNGGNVSNVRFPDRSAGLDPKSKAGNTAEVRGGSKAEVKADGHVGKKGVEVTKSNPAKAQKPGSSKNVSRKRGRKSAVESSESNETGGSDNNEKDVGINQNGGNPSGNHRRSSRQRQKENISHQKNLNDDDDFVSPPKQNCKSSSKSVKQKASATEESLPNKKCKMGECDVKTEEEGMPDQDDRKSEVDDRSGLNSNVVSDDVAIQVPDQEFSDFEKGKEENCFAVNQMWAIYDTLDGMPRFYARVKKVFSPGFKLQITWLEANPDDQDEIDWCDGELPVACGKFKLGNTEEAVERLMFSHQMHCIKGSSRGSYLIYPRKGETWALFKNWDIRWSSDPEKNMPFKFEFVEVLSDFVDGFGIYVAYLGKVKGFVSLFQQTKQHGITSFQVPPKELYRFSHRIPSFRMTGGEKEGVPKGCFELDPAALPTDFNMYDDPNVVKMENGRVDAEVSNLCCKSSEKKMEHVMGSSTSMKHEGDDQGRETTMHERFPRQSNGTHTNNVQVDASKCKTKEDDSKENCDLPQPKGTATSHQADKKINTPKKHEKKKDIEQVSLNPRRSPRDLSKKNGLINGLSTNEGTVKHSDANIGENCVSFTKSKGGTSCQSDEKMQLPVKDHSSSSLTKSSGECYDFYGEKSEEKFQLDQIWAIYVDKDGMPKNYAQVKKIESTPNFRLHVALLKPCSPPKDTNQSVCCGVFEVKNGRTKVLTRLAFSHRLIVERVGKHRYEIYPRRGEVWALYKNLNSEGTCSDIWKGECDIVEVLEVNDNSTEVVVLSPLSGFTSVYRSPRIQRSKSGVIVVPRDKIARFSHQIPAFQHSGEKDILLRGCWELDPKAVPGLVICLD from the coding sequence ATGGAATGCAACAAAGAGGAGGCCATCAGGGCTAGGGGGATTGCAGAGAAGAAGATGCACGAAAACGATTTTGTAGGGGCAAGGAAGATCGCAATGAAGGCTCAGCAGCTGTTTCCTGCGCTTGAGAACATGTCTCAATTGCTTGCAGTCTGTGAGGTTCATTGCTCTGCATTGATAAAGGTTAGCAAGTCAGATTTGGACTGGTATGGAATTCTTCAGATTGAACAATCAGCTGATGAGGGGACCATCAAGAAACAGTACAGAAAGCTAGCACTGTTACTTCATCCTGATAAAAATAAGCTTGCTGGTGCAGAGGCCGCATTCAAGCTAGTTGGGGAAGCACATAGGGTCCTCTCAGACCAGGCAAAGCGTACTTCATTTGATAAGAATTATGCATCTTCAGCGAGGACTGCTGAATCAAAGCCGCCACCCCATCAGTCAAATAGCAATTTGTTTGTCAACAGACAGTCATGGGCTGACAATAATCTCCATAAACCTCCTCATCCACCTTACACTAATTTGAATCCTAATCACCAGGCACCCCCAATCCAGACATTCTGGACATGTTGCCCCCACTGCAGTACTAGGTTTCAATACTACAAAGGTTCTGAGAATAAACTCTTGCGATGTCAGACTTGCTCCAAAGCCTTCATTGCCCAGGATGTGGGTACTCAATATGTTCCGGTAAGAACTCCCTGGGGTCAGTTTCCCAATCAAAAAGTAGCTTCAAATCAGGGGCCCTCAAAAGTAACCTTAAAATGTAATGGTGGAAATGTTTCCAATGTGAGATTTCCGGATAGATCTGCTGGGTTAGATCCAAAGTCAAAGGCAGGAAATACTGCTGAGGTTCGTGGGGGTTCTAAAGCAGAAGTGAAAGCAGATGGGCATGTGGGGAAGAAAGGTGTTGAGGTAACTAAGTCTAATCCAGCAAAGGCTCAGAAACCAGGATCATCGAAAAATGTGAGCAGGAAGAGAGGGAGGAAGTCAGCTGTGGAATCCAGTGAAAGTAATGAGACTGGAGGTAGTGACAACAATGAAAAAGATGTGGGTATTAACCAAAATGGTGGTAATCCTTCTGGGAACCATAGGAGATCTTCAAGGCAAAGgcaaaaggaaaatatttctcACCAGAAGAATctaaatgatgatgatgattttgtgAGTCCTCCAAAGCAGAATTGCAAATCATCCAGCAAAAGTGTGAAGCAAAAAGCAAGTGCCACTGAAGAGAGTTTGCCAAACAAAAAGTGCAAAATGGGAGAATGTGATGTAAAGACAGAGGAAGAGGGTATGCCAGATCAGGATGACAGAAAGTCTGAAGTTGATGATAGATCTGGATTGAATTCTAATGTTGTATCAGATGATGTAGCTATTCAAGTTCCTGATCAAGAGTTTAGTGATTTTGAGAAGGGCAAGGAAGAAAACTGCTTTGCTGTTAATCAAATGTGGGCTATATATGATACATTAGATGGTATGCCAAGATTTTATGCCCGTGTCAAGAAAGTGTTCTCCCCTGGTTTTAAGCTGCAGATCACTTGGTTGGAGGCCAATCCAGATGACCAAGATGAGATTGATTGGTGTGATGGAGAATTGCCTGTTGCTTGTGGTAAGTTCAAACTTGGTAACACTGAAGAAGCCGTTGAGCGTCTTATGTTCTCTCATCAGATGCATTGCATAAAAGGCAGTTCTAGAGGTTCATACTTGATATATCCTAGAAAGGGAGAAACTTGGGCCCTCTTCAAAAATTGGGATATTAGATGGAGTTCTGACCCAGAAAAGAATATGccattcaaatttgaatttgtggAAGTCCTTTCAGACTTTGTTGATGGTTTTGGCATTTACGTGGCATATTTGGGCAAAGTGAAGGGATTTGTTAGCCTTTTCCAGCAAACTAAGCAGCATGGAATTACTTCTTTTCAAGTACCACCTAAGGAGCTGTATAGATTTTCACATCGAATTCCATCATTCAGAATGACTGGTGGGGAAAAAGAAGGTGTTCCCAAAGGATGTTTCGAACTCGATCCTGCTGCTCTGCCCACTGATTTCAATATGTATGATGATCCCAATGTTGTGAAGATGGAAAATGGACGCGTGGATGCTGAAGTCAGTAATTTGTGTTGTAAATcctcagaaaagaaaatggaacaTGTTATGGGTTCTAGCACATCGATGAAGCATGAAGGGGATGACCAAGGGAGAGAGACCACAATGCATGAAAGATTTCCAAGACAATCAAATGGAACACATACAAATAATGTTCAAGTAGATGCAAGCAAATGTAAAACAAAAGAGGATGATAGTAAAGAAAATTGTGACCTCCCTCAGCCCAAAGGAACTGCTACCTCACATCAGGCTGATAAGAAGATTAACACCCCAAAGAAGcatgagaagaagaaagatattgaacaagtgtccttaaatcctagaAGATCGCCAAGGGACTTAAGCAAGAAAAATGGTCTGATAAATGGACTCTCTACGAATGAGGGAACTGTTAAGCATTCAGATGCCAACATAGGCGAAAACTGTGTCAGCTTCACTAAGTCCAAAGGTGGTACTTCTTGTCAGTCTGATGAGAAAATGCAGTTGCCTGTGAAAGACCATTCTTCCAGTAGTTTGACAAAAAGCTCTGGTGAGTGCTATGACTTTTATGGAGAAAAATCAGAAGAGAAGTTTCAGCTTGATCAGATATGGGCGATATACGTTGATAAGGATGGGATGCCTAAGAACTATGCTCAAGTTAAGAAGATTGAATCCACACCTAACTTTAGATTGCATGTGGCATTGCTTAAACCCTGCTCGCCACCAAAAGACACTAATCAGTCAGTTTGTTGTGGGGTATTTGAGGTAAAAAATGGTAGGACTAAGGTCCTTACCCGCTTAGCGTTTTCTCATCGATTAATAGTTGAACGTGTTGGTAAGCATAGATACGAAATTTACCCTAGAAGAGGTGAGGTTTGGGCGTTATACAAGAACCTGAACTCAGAGGGGACATGTTCTGACATTTGGAAGGGAGAATGTGACATAGTGGAAGTACTAGAAGTCAATGACAACAGCACAGaagttgtggttttgtcacctCTTAGTGGGTTTACATCAGTTTACAGGTCTCCAAGAATCCAGAGGTCAAAATCTGGTGTCATTGTTGTACCGCGGGATAAGATTGCCAGATTCTCTCATCAGATTCCTGCTTTCCAGCACTCGGGGGAAAAAGATATTCTCCTGAGAGGGTGTTGGGAGCTTGATCCCAAAGCAGTTCCTGGTCTTGTAATTTGTTTAGACTGA